One part of the Pecten maximus chromosome 1, xPecMax1.1, whole genome shotgun sequence genome encodes these proteins:
- the LOC117333541 gene encoding L-xylulose reductase-like, protein MEISFHGKRALVTGAGKGIGREIAKKLVECGAETFALSRTQADLDSLKSEVPSMNIVQADLQDWDGSRKIVEQLGPIDLLVNNAAVGRGSPFLEVKKEELDFILDVNLKAVVNVSQVCVKGMIERGQGGAIVNMSSIASKMALKNHTSYGASKAALDMLTKVMCLELGPHKIRVNSLNPTVVWTKMGKSGWSDPAKSGPMLARTPLNKFAELEDVVNATLFLLSDKSAMVNGTAMLLEGGLCCS, encoded by the exons ATGGAAATATCTTTTCACGGCAAACGGGCACTCGTGACAGGTGCTGGTAAAG GTATTGGACGTGAAATTGCAAAGAAGCTGGTAGAATGTGGAGCTGAAACGTTTGCCCTCAGTAGGACACAGGCAGACCTGGACTCCTTAAAGTCTGAG GTACCTAGCATGAATATTGTGCAGGCTGATTTACAAGACTGGGATGGTTCAAGGAAAATCGTTGAACAGCTTGGTCCCATTGACCTTCTTGTCAACAATGCAGCAGTGGGGAGAGGTTCTCCATTCCTAGAGGTCAAGAAGGAGGAACTTGATTT TATACTTGACGTTAATTTGAAGGCTGTAGTCAATGTATCGCAG GTGTGTGTAAAAGGAATGATAGAGAGGGGACAAGGAGGTGCTATTGTCAACATGTCAAGCATAGCTTCCAAAATGGCTTTAAAAAACCATACAAGCTATGGTGCCTCGAAGGCTGCGTTAGACATGCTCACCAAGGTCATGTGTCTGGAACTTGGTCCGCACAAG ATAAGAGTAAATTCTCTGAATCCGACAGTTGTATGGACAAAGATGGGAAAGTCAGGATGGAGTGACCCGGCTAAGTCTGGGCCCATGTTGGCAAGAACTCCATTAAATAAGTTTGCAG AGTTAGAAGATGTTGTGAATGCCACCCTGTTTCTGCTGAGTGACAAGAGTGCAATGGTCAATGGTACCGCCATGTTATTGGAAGGAGGACTGTGTTGTAGCTAG